In Chryseobacterium oranimense, a single window of DNA contains:
- the tssO gene encoding type VI secretion system TssO: MSSNREKKLNKSDVRVGIWKFILSFAVLSVVSFLCLFLFFKSYNIQREGIVRQADAYKELMMRGDVLRIHVDKIYDQMSQLNINKVENDVFLRTRIMDDVREVKNIMGKDSVDNFKHYAVLMKQIEPMLKLKNDIIGVESNKKIVLRDLEDCIAKVGRANGQLRKDPTRNFTGGKRR; this comes from the coding sequence ATGTCTTCTAACAGGGAAAAAAAACTTAACAAATCTGACGTCAGAGTAGGCATTTGGAAGTTTATTCTGTCTTTCGCCGTTCTCTCGGTGGTGTCTTTTCTGTGTTTATTCCTCTTTTTTAAAAGCTATAATATACAGCGGGAAGGAATTGTCAGGCAAGCTGATGCTTACAAAGAACTTATGATGCGAGGTGATGTTCTCAGGATTCATGTAGATAAAATCTATGACCAGATGAGCCAGCTCAACATTAATAAGGTGGAAAATGATGTTTTTCTCAGAACCAGAATCATGGATGATGTAAGAGAAGTGAAAAACATTATGGGTAAAGACAGTGTGGATAATTTCAAGCATTATGCCGTTCTCATGAAGCAGATAGAGCCGATGCTGAAATTAAAGAATGATATTATAGGAGTAGAATCCAATAAGAAGATCGTCCTCAGGGATCTTGAAGATTGTATCGCAAAAGTAGGAAGGGCCAACGGCCAGCTCAGAAAAGATCCTACAAGGAATTTTACAGGAGGTAAAAGAAGATAA
- the tssR gene encoding type VI secretion system protein TssR domain-containing protein, which translates to MKNKFPLAAYYIGLSVLLASCQVKLPSKRTPEPSQYGQVDNSPVVNGYPKKSVPWIVISDRSRNTAYLDKSDEKSYKEVKFLEPLMVLKHRDGMVKVAEYVPDALMKKVSSKSIKTYGWIPETDLLLWNNSLKSEKTGFPVRVAVVPNHSEVIRSAERYYKNDSIMVFNSPSLIEAANVKIPNGQMVYVYKQAENNKRFLVGKKPSIDIDSISTNLYGWVNANVISAWGERSAVKLKNDTKVTETTLGIHEGYPGASDSESRTAILLTDTNKRTPLENIYPVSLPLNEAPTPDSKTKYFTNILDYSKNYVFNVLGEEIYFDRYREITERDKNINIVFALDVSGPNAPYAPIVKSLLQDLQLRFEKPSYFSGVKYGVVLYKNNPCGENVLVSNLSSDYSKITKFIDERTNEMNCASNSGYQPVGEALSAAGNLLSNVPDETNVVITVGTSANQSGNMYSVISSLTQAQARLIMFQTSARSSDTYNDFVLMAENVVTNTAKNIAELKKQKIINQSDVLTKNNFNLVEGDEGFFSLDYPKQSMSQGFVIFPKKGDVATPGYLKKSVDSLIAQVTLDNQTIDKSLNDYFHSSVGAGRTDVDLKYKYLFPGLTNPVSAGIAAQLINYGNPFLVKGYIPKELKDFKPGIEKGILISETEYDNLKNFYTEVYLKTEPERADFNQSRAIKEYIRILKKYNPTLKFLDKSELYEKPMSYAVGLSTGFDNSEDELMSKYKLKGWKKSKVVLKETARAYFKNYKQLAEHMLSHRNNPAVKIQQNGQTFYWLNEYFMPTTQTVDEPEYTKH; encoded by the coding sequence ATGAAGAATAAATTTCCTCTAGCAGCATATTATATAGGATTATCAGTTTTGTTAGCAAGCTGTCAGGTGAAGCTGCCATCTAAAAGAACCCCTGAGCCGTCACAGTACGGGCAGGTAGACAACTCGCCGGTTGTAAACGGATACCCTAAAAAATCCGTCCCTTGGATCGTTATTTCAGACAGGTCCAGAAATACAGCTTATCTTGATAAAAGTGACGAAAAATCTTACAAAGAAGTTAAATTTCTTGAGCCTTTAATGGTTCTGAAGCATAGAGACGGAATGGTAAAAGTAGCGGAATACGTTCCTGATGCCTTGATGAAAAAAGTTTCGTCAAAATCTATTAAAACCTATGGATGGATTCCTGAAACCGACCTTCTTTTATGGAACAATTCTTTAAAAAGCGAAAAAACAGGCTTCCCTGTAAGAGTAGCTGTGGTGCCGAATCACAGTGAAGTCATCAGGAGTGCCGAAAGATATTATAAGAACGATTCCATCATGGTGTTCAATTCACCAAGTCTTATAGAAGCCGCCAATGTCAAAATTCCAAACGGGCAGATGGTGTATGTCTATAAGCAGGCAGAAAACAACAAACGGTTTTTGGTCGGTAAAAAACCTTCCATTGATATAGACAGCATCAGTACCAACCTTTACGGATGGGTCAACGCCAATGTGATCTCTGCATGGGGTGAGCGTTCTGCAGTAAAGCTGAAAAATGATACCAAAGTAACTGAAACGACCTTAGGAATCCATGAAGGATATCCGGGCGCATCAGATTCAGAAAGCAGAACAGCCATTCTTCTTACGGATACCAACAAAAGAACTCCTCTAGAAAATATTTATCCGGTAAGTCTGCCTTTGAATGAGGCTCCTACACCGGACTCCAAAACAAAATATTTCACCAATATTTTAGATTACAGCAAAAACTATGTATTCAACGTTTTAGGAGAGGAAATCTATTTCGACCGTTACAGGGAGATCACGGAAAGAGATAAAAATATCAATATTGTATTTGCTCTGGATGTAAGCGGGCCGAACGCTCCTTATGCTCCGATTGTAAAATCCCTTCTTCAGGATCTTCAGCTTAGATTCGAAAAACCTTCTTATTTCAGTGGCGTAAAATACGGTGTTGTTTTATATAAAAATAATCCGTGCGGAGAAAATGTTCTCGTTTCCAACTTAAGTTCGGATTACAGTAAAATCACCAAATTCATTGACGAAAGAACCAATGAAATGAACTGTGCAAGCAACAGCGGATACCAGCCGGTGGGAGAAGCTCTCTCTGCCGCAGGAAACCTGCTTTCCAATGTTCCGGATGAAACGAATGTGGTGATAACAGTAGGAACCTCTGCCAATCAGAGCGGAAACATGTACAGCGTAATCAGTTCTCTTACCCAGGCTCAGGCCAGGCTGATCATGTTCCAGACCAGTGCAAGGTCATCCGATACCTATAACGATTTCGTATTAATGGCAGAAAATGTAGTCACTAATACTGCAAAGAACATTGCCGAACTTAAAAAACAAAAGATTATCAACCAGAGTGATGTTCTTACTAAAAATAACTTTAACCTTGTAGAGGGCGATGAAGGATTCTTCTCGCTGGATTATCCGAAACAGAGTATGTCCCAGGGATTTGTAATCTTCCCTAAAAAAGGAGACGTAGCAACACCCGGTTACCTGAAAAAATCGGTGGACAGCCTTATAGCACAGGTTACTTTGGATAACCAGACCATTGACAAGTCTCTGAATGACTATTTCCATTCTTCAGTAGGTGCCGGAAGAACAGATGTAGACCTGAAATATAAATACCTGTTCCCAGGCCTTACCAATCCGGTTTCTGCAGGAATTGCAGCCCAGCTGATCAACTACGGAAACCCTTTCCTTGTAAAAGGATATATCCCGAAAGAGCTGAAAGATTTCAAGCCGGGTATAGAAAAAGGAATTCTTATTTCTGAAACAGAATATGATAACCTGAAGAACTTCTATACGGAAGTTTACCTTAAAACAGAACCGGAAAGAGCAGATTTCAACCAGTCAAGAGCCATTAAAGAATATATCAGGATTCTGAAAAAATACAATCCGACTTTAAAATTCTTAGATAAATCCGAACTGTATGAAAAACCAATGTCTTATGCCGTAGGATTAAGTACCGGATTTGATAACTCTGAAGATGAGCTGATGTCGAAATACAAGCTGAAAGGCTGGAAAAAATCTAAGGTTGTTTTAAAAGAGACAGCAAGAGCGTATTTTAAAAACTATAAGCAGCTGGCAGAGCACATGCTTTCCCACAGAAACAATCCGGCTGTAAAAATCCAGCAGAACGGGCAAACCTTCTATTGGCTGAATGAGTACTTTATGCCGACTACCCAAACCGTAGACGAGCCGGAATACACCAAACATTAA
- a CDS encoding type VI secretion system transmembrane protein TssO yields MQGSITLSKKERHYQFLYLILMLLAAMIFFGIIFLKGYDSPFSEEDVRGIQSLEQKAAFEREQKVLQPEMDSTYTMISRIADKSPEPFAENNIFNGINGLASYFHGNDVMDIRKDAYPQIAKFYKMYFEDKKVISTTTEDVKRFEKEVEECRIGFKDKQNRLYERQNALRARTQ; encoded by the coding sequence ATGCAGGGATCTATCACACTATCTAAAAAGGAAAGGCATTACCAGTTTCTCTACTTAATACTAATGCTTTTGGCAGCTATGATATTCTTTGGAATCATCTTTTTAAAAGGCTATGATTCTCCGTTCTCGGAAGAAGATGTCAGAGGAATACAAAGTCTGGAACAGAAAGCGGCATTCGAACGCGAACAAAAAGTATTACAGCCTGAAATGGACAGTACTTATACCATGATCAGCAGAATTGCAGACAAGTCTCCGGAGCCTTTTGCAGAAAATAATATTTTCAATGGGATTAATGGCCTTGCCAGCTATTTTCATGGAAACGACGTCATGGATATCCGCAAAGATGCCTATCCGCAGATCGCTAAATTCTACAAAATGTATTTTGAAGACAAAAAAGTAATTTCCACAACAACTGAAGACGTAAAAAGATTCGAAAAAGAGGTGGAAGAATGCAGAATTGGTTTTAAAGACAAACAGAACCGGCTTTACGAAAGACAAAATGCATTAAGGGCCAGGACCCAGTAA
- the tssD gene encoding type VI secretion system tube protein TssD, whose protein sequence is MAANSRGILKFNGGEEQKLLKLNYSVSRSTDVSGRVASDPSNALIKVTVEATEKSDILESLLNGKYKPTTGEVTFNKSHEEGTLTTLKWENGYVIQHEVDFDAVDENSMLISFVVSAEVITLGNSEYRGMWPSSGH, encoded by the coding sequence ATGGCAGCAAATTCAAGAGGAATCTTAAAATTCAACGGAGGAGAAGAGCAAAAATTATTAAAGCTTAACTACAGCGTATCCAGATCTACAGACGTTTCAGGACGTGTAGCATCGGATCCCTCCAATGCACTGATCAAAGTTACAGTAGAAGCTACTGAAAAATCGGACATCCTTGAAAGCTTACTGAACGGAAAGTACAAGCCTACTACAGGTGAAGTTACTTTCAACAAATCTCACGAAGAAGGTACACTTACTACACTGAAGTGGGAAAACGGATATGTGATCCAGCATGAAGTAGACTTCGACGCTGTAGACGAAAACAGTATGCTGATCAGTTTCGTTGTGAGTGCAGAAGTTATCACTTTAGGTAACTCCGAGTACCGCGGAATGTGGCCTTCATCAGGTCATTAA
- a CDS encoding lytic transglycosylase domain-containing protein, which yields MKTAFRNIFTALMLTGSFAMMNGQFLEPSDTSESSVRRYNNIISANKEIVEFIEYSLVQKGLPRHLRNLALIESHFNRNITSGAGAVGIWQFMTAHANQYGLTEENRTDVYKSTKIAVVSLGNLYRKYGDWITVVAAYNCGEGNIAKAMQNAGSTQYHVYSKYLPAETINHVKKYLNACYATGELESVLNNYNSSRLNKVFFTEGGSGRNNAAPLQETEINAGFNLNIIADELDVDMNEILAWNPGITEELQKKGESLLYLPTDLMPDFLLKKNKILSRSIREGARVQQQ from the coding sequence ATGAAAACCGCATTCAGAAATATCTTTACAGCACTCATGCTGACAGGGAGTTTTGCGATGATGAACGGACAGTTTCTGGAACCTTCAGACACTTCAGAAAGTAGTGTAAGGAGGTATAACAATATTATCAGTGCCAATAAAGAAATCGTTGAATTCATCGAATATTCATTGGTACAGAAAGGATTGCCCAGACATTTAAGAAACCTTGCCCTGATAGAGTCACATTTCAACAGGAATATAACTTCGGGAGCAGGAGCAGTAGGAATATGGCAGTTTATGACTGCACATGCCAATCAATATGGCCTTACGGAGGAGAACCGTACAGATGTCTATAAAAGTACAAAAATAGCAGTGGTTTCCCTTGGAAATCTCTATAGAAAGTATGGTGACTGGATCACAGTGGTGGCAGCCTATAACTGCGGTGAGGGAAATATTGCCAAAGCAATGCAGAACGCAGGTTCTACACAGTATCATGTATATTCCAAATACCTTCCGGCCGAAACAATCAATCACGTTAAAAAATACCTGAATGCCTGCTATGCAACCGGTGAGCTGGAAAGTGTTCTGAATAACTATAATTCTTCAAGACTCAATAAAGTTTTCTTTACAGAAGGCGGAAGTGGCAGAAACAATGCTGCACCTCTTCAGGAAACTGAAATTAATGCAGGATTCAATCTGAATATCATTGCGGATGAACTGGATGTGGATATGAATGAAATTCTTGCCTGGAATCCCGGAATTACTGAAGAATTACAGAAAAAAGGGGAGAGCCTTTTATATCTTCCTACCGATCTTATGCCGGACTTTCTCCTGAAAAAAAATAAAATTCTTTCCCGTTCCATCAGGGAAGGTGCCCGTGTGCAACAGCAATAA
- a CDS encoding type VI secretion system Vgr family protein, with the protein MFKDDQSIKVPGPKGSIKDTAAEQLNNAEDIAVQKADEKFQKADEAIKKSAKKAQDIYSGSSQSTKMFMNQTMVPNNPSVTENKVWSKQPTSKIHNAQAIPESIIAGINRVVMLDIVVEGHVIRHFKHFKLVQSASKHHEFSLVLAYDTLGSAENHNLQEAQSFLGKRITVVFKYKDIEQGPERNFVGVITEVGFSQEKGSLGNIVLKGFSPTVLLDAAPHIQSFGGGQEVSLNSIADHVIKEGLGQNKFDFRVDAQHGNVPYSSQYEETHYNYLARIAEAYGEQFYYDGEVLHFGKLPPQEKPVKLTYGSSVSDIAIKMKAQHVSPSFYGYNSSKNEKLVTGSSKINHTSDIAKRAYEISEKTFKTPSLRVAPIKATSFMDIDASQKGTAGSKASEVFITSGSTTVPFLYPGCTADIEMRKTDTNDTSYFTKLMIVEVTHEVNARGYYDGTFEAIAADTGFIPRPEFDTPKAEPQFAKVISNTDPLNQGRVKVQFDWQGGPDTTEFVRVMTPDAGSSDKVSKNRGFMAVPEVGDQVIVNFVHQHPDRPFVMGGMFHGGIGGGGGTGNNIKSLSSRSGNKLELNDGEGSVFLTDQGGANMKFDGAGNAQTNANNNKTVNVGNNNTVNAGSTSSINVGGKDGGAANSVLKMDASGNISVEGKTKIELKVGENSITITKEGITISAKEGMLDLNSLQNALLVTQDKLSIHSKSITSINASGDLFITGSKVDIN; encoded by the coding sequence ATGTTTAAAGATGATCAATCAATAAAAGTGCCGGGTCCGAAAGGCAGTATAAAAGATACAGCAGCAGAGCAGCTTAACAATGCTGAAGATATTGCTGTACAAAAAGCAGATGAAAAGTTTCAGAAAGCAGATGAAGCGATTAAGAAGTCTGCAAAAAAAGCACAGGACATTTATTCCGGTTCTTCCCAGAGCACTAAAATGTTTATGAACCAAACTATGGTTCCCAATAATCCATCCGTTACCGAAAACAAGGTATGGTCCAAACAGCCCACTTCCAAAATACATAACGCACAGGCTATCCCGGAAAGCATTATTGCGGGAATTAACCGTGTGGTCATGCTTGATATTGTAGTAGAAGGGCATGTAATCAGGCATTTCAAACATTTTAAGTTGGTGCAGAGTGCTTCAAAGCATCACGAATTCAGCCTTGTTCTTGCCTATGACACTTTAGGGAGTGCAGAAAACCATAATTTACAGGAAGCACAAAGCTTTTTAGGAAAAAGAATCACAGTAGTATTTAAATATAAAGACATTGAGCAGGGGCCCGAACGTAATTTTGTGGGCGTTATTACAGAAGTAGGATTCAGCCAGGAAAAAGGAAGCCTTGGTAATATCGTCCTTAAAGGATTCAGCCCGACTGTGCTGCTGGATGCCGCACCCCATATTCAAAGTTTTGGGGGCGGGCAGGAAGTGAGCCTGAACAGTATTGCCGATCATGTCATTAAAGAAGGATTGGGACAGAATAAGTTCGATTTCAGGGTAGATGCCCAGCACGGAAATGTTCCTTACAGCTCTCAATATGAAGAAACCCATTATAATTATCTGGCAAGAATTGCAGAAGCCTATGGCGAACAGTTTTATTACGACGGTGAAGTTCTGCATTTCGGAAAACTTCCGCCACAGGAAAAACCTGTAAAGCTTACCTACGGAAGCAGTGTAAGCGATATTGCCATCAAAATGAAGGCCCAGCATGTAAGCCCAAGTTTTTATGGTTATAACAGCAGTAAAAATGAGAAACTTGTCACAGGAAGCTCGAAAATCAATCATACTTCAGATATTGCCAAACGGGCTTACGAAATATCAGAAAAAACCTTTAAAACACCTTCTTTACGGGTAGCTCCCATCAAAGCCACATCGTTTATGGATATTGATGCTTCCCAGAAAGGAACGGCAGGAAGCAAGGCATCAGAGGTTTTCATTACTTCAGGATCTACAACGGTTCCGTTCTTATATCCAGGATGTACGGCAGATATTGAAATGCGTAAAACAGATACCAACGATACCTCTTATTTTACCAAGCTAATGATCGTGGAAGTTACCCATGAAGTTAATGCAAGAGGCTATTATGACGGTACTTTTGAAGCTATTGCTGCAGATACAGGCTTTATTCCACGCCCGGAATTTGATACCCCGAAAGCAGAACCGCAATTTGCCAAAGTCATTTCCAACACCGATCCTTTAAACCAGGGAAGGGTAAAAGTTCAGTTTGACTGGCAGGGAGGACCGGACACAACAGAATTTGTACGTGTAATGACTCCTGATGCAGGAAGCAGCGACAAAGTAAGTAAGAACAGAGGATTTATGGCTGTTCCGGAAGTCGGAGACCAGGTTATTGTCAACTTCGTGCATCAGCACCCAGACCGTCCGTTTGTGATGGGAGGAATGTTTCATGGCGGAATCGGAGGCGGAGGCGGAACCGGTAATAACATCAAAAGCTTAAGCAGCAGAAGCGGGAATAAATTAGAATTAAATGATGGTGAAGGTTCTGTTTTTCTGACTGATCAGGGCGGCGCGAATATGAAATTTGATGGTGCAGGAAATGCACAGACCAATGCCAATAATAATAAAACAGTCAACGTAGGAAACAATAATACGGTCAATGCCGGAAGTACGAGTTCTATTAATGTAGGTGGAAAAGACGGTGGAGCAGCTAATTCGGTTTTAAAAATGGATGCCAGCGGAAATATATCGGTGGAAGGAAAAACAAAAATTGAATTAAAAGTAGGTGAAAACAGCATCACCATCACCAAAGAAGGAATCACTATTTCCGCCAAAGAAGGAATGCTGGATTTGAATTCGTTGCAGAATGCTTTATTGGTAACACAGGATAAACTGAGCATTCACAGTAAATCGATCACTTCAATCAATGCATCAGGAGATCTGTTTATTACCGGAAGTAAAGTTGATATTAACTAG
- a CDS encoding PKD domain-containing protein, translated as MNYFQKNKKNIIIGVIATLLIAALVALWLQKKVIHSADDIVGVVYPSSLSVGDTLLFEDKTQFAKTKRWNFGDGTTSDKSTGIHFYNKPGYYSVSLIIDNKYTKTFPVMVSPRYQKPKDSAKISTIIDAPTQAMQNENVQFRAVSEATQFAWKFGETGNIDAKEKMAIYSYKRPGDYRVALFTEESQEPIYHLIKILPAYNALQEDEIPVEDSYKKVDDDFKYHLQQIANGNSFNMHYNYLLRTYLCNNENTVVKVSDSKANNFYMYCAGLQFDKNVVIQSVKVNLDDKQNCVTKVDINQSK; from the coding sequence ATGAATTATTTTCAAAAAAACAAAAAGAACATTATTATTGGTGTTATCGCAACGCTGCTGATTGCGGCACTCGTTGCGTTATGGCTGCAGAAAAAGGTGATCCATTCTGCCGATGATATTGTGGGAGTAGTCTATCCTTCCTCACTGTCTGTAGGCGATACGCTTTTATTTGAGGATAAGACCCAGTTCGCAAAAACCAAAAGATGGAATTTTGGGGACGGGACCACTTCCGACAAAAGCACCGGAATCCACTTTTACAATAAACCGGGGTATTATTCGGTAAGCTTGATTATAGATAATAAATATACCAAAACTTTTCCTGTAATGGTTTCACCAAGATACCAGAAGCCAAAGGACAGCGCGAAGATCAGTACCATTATTGATGCGCCTACACAGGCGATGCAAAATGAAAATGTGCAGTTCCGTGCAGTTTCGGAGGCTACACAGTTTGCCTGGAAGTTTGGCGAAACGGGTAATATAGACGCTAAAGAAAAAATGGCCATCTATTCCTATAAAAGACCGGGTGACTACCGTGTAGCATTATTTACTGAAGAAAGTCAGGAGCCTATTTACCACCTGATCAAGATTCTTCCTGCTTACAATGCTTTACAGGAGGATGAAATTCCGGTAGAAGATTCCTACAAAAAGGTTGATGATGATTTCAAATATCACCTGCAGCAGATTGCCAACGGAAACAGTTTCAACATGCATTATAACTACCTGCTGAGAACTTACCTGTGTAACAATGAAAATACAGTGGTAAAAGTAAGCGACAGTAAAGCGAATAACTTTTACATGTACTGCGCAGGCCTTCAGTTTGACAAAAATGTTGTGATCCAGAGTGTAAAAGTAAACCTGGACGATAAACAGAACTGTGTAACCAAGGTTGACATCAACCAAAGCAAATAA
- a CDS encoding ATP-dependent Clp protease ATP-binding subunit produces the protein MGVLVTNETVKQLFHIAQSIAKENYNATYGGPHILQALMHKDIGLNEFLKNIDKDPGYFYEWADVRIEEYPKTAHLPDEVRPDDAVDTLNEEADDIRLKLGLDEITPICILTAIVKPEVVFSLQQLKSLPLREHEIFNLYRKDTPFAVSEDGNFSSLFSNGSDYTDSSFPSIKSYCVDRTAQARKGNLENIIGRDKELRMLVEILCRRSKPNVIIIGEPGVGKTALVEGFAIEITKGNVPEMLKNATLLELDTGALLAGTSYKGEIEDRLKKVINECKKIEKAVLFIDEIHTLLDPKGSIGNVANLLKPELARGEITVIGATTQEEYRKIIEPEQAFNRRFEVLTVNEPDEQTCVKMIDVLLDGYKKHHGIEVEKTSIPECVRLAKRYAKGKKLPDAAIDLLDRTMAAIKMLDELSEKELASWKETYEAILKEEFADSKDQANELIWNYNLLRDKISPILWGSLNEQPVIDNSMPVDQIHKIIDDTYAELLQHAAKKREKVDRLELAAVMAAKTNIPIGKIQAQEKEKLLNMESLLLNRVVGQDHALKILSDAIVENRSGLNKPGQPIGSFFLLGPTGTGKTELAKSMAELLFNDEKAMVRFDMSEFKEEHSAALLYGAPPGYVGYEEGGMLVNKIRQQPYTVVLFDEIEKAHHSVFDVFLQIMDEGKVHDKLGKEGDFSNALILFTSNIGSEEIVKQFEEGKVPESSSLMQIMSNSGRFRPEFLARITEIIPFAPITESIAERIFNIQLKSLHTSLTRLGMTLKISDEAVKNLALGGFSSKYGARQISGVIRAQLARPISKMIVREEVKSGQTIHVDWNTEEEKLTWKVD, from the coding sequence ATGGGAGTACTAGTAACCAACGAAACCGTAAAGCAGCTATTTCATATTGCCCAGTCAATAGCAAAGGAAAATTATAATGCCACCTACGGCGGCCCGCACATCCTGCAGGCTTTAATGCATAAAGATATCGGCCTTAACGAATTCCTGAAAAATATTGATAAAGATCCCGGGTATTTTTACGAATGGGCAGATGTCCGTATTGAAGAATATCCGAAAACAGCACATCTTCCGGATGAAGTACGCCCGGATGATGCCGTAGATACGCTTAATGAAGAAGCAGACGATATAAGGCTGAAACTAGGGCTGGATGAGATCACACCGATCTGCATCCTTACTGCCATTGTGAAACCTGAAGTTGTTTTTTCACTTCAGCAGCTGAAATCACTCCCTCTTAGAGAACACGAAATTTTCAATTTATACAGAAAAGATACCCCTTTTGCGGTATCCGAAGACGGTAATTTTTCTTCACTTTTTTCAAACGGGTCAGATTATACGGATTCTTCATTTCCGTCAATCAAAAGTTACTGTGTAGACAGAACTGCACAAGCCAGAAAAGGGAATCTTGAAAATATCATAGGAAGAGACAAAGAGCTGAGAATGCTCGTTGAAATCCTTTGCCGCAGAAGCAAACCGAATGTAATCATCATCGGTGAGCCTGGTGTTGGAAAAACAGCTTTGGTAGAAGGATTTGCCATAGAAATCACCAAAGGAAATGTTCCTGAAATGCTAAAAAATGCAACACTCCTTGAGCTGGATACAGGAGCATTATTAGCCGGAACTTCCTATAAAGGCGAAATCGAAGACCGCCTGAAAAAAGTAATCAACGAATGCAAGAAAATTGAAAAAGCAGTTCTCTTCATAGATGAGATTCATACCCTTTTAGACCCTAAAGGAAGTATCGGAAATGTGGCTAATCTTCTTAAACCGGAACTGGCAAGAGGCGAGATTACAGTAATCGGGGCTACAACCCAGGAAGAATACAGAAAAATTATCGAACCTGAGCAGGCCTTTAACCGTCGTTTTGAAGTATTGACCGTGAACGAGCCGGACGAACAGACCTGCGTAAAAATGATTGACGTTCTTCTGGACGGCTACAAAAAACACCATGGAATCGAAGTAGAAAAAACATCCATTCCTGAATGTGTACGTCTTGCCAAAAGATATGCCAAAGGAAAAAAACTTCCCGATGCAGCCATTGACCTTCTCGACCGTACAATGGCTGCCATCAAAATGCTTGATGAGCTTTCGGAAAAAGAACTGGCAAGCTGGAAAGAAACCTATGAAGCCATTTTAAAAGAAGAATTTGCCGACAGCAAAGACCAGGCAAACGAACTGATCTGGAATTACAACCTTCTGAGGGACAAAATAAGTCCGATTCTATGGGGTTCACTAAATGAACAGCCTGTTATTGATAATTCTATGCCGGTTGATCAGATCCACAAGATTATTGACGATACTTATGCTGAACTTTTGCAGCATGCCGCTAAAAAAAGAGAAAAAGTAGACCGTCTTGAGCTGGCAGCAGTAATGGCGGCAAAAACCAATATCCCGATCGGGAAAATCCAGGCTCAGGAAAAGGAAAAACTTCTGAACATGGAATCCCTGCTATTAAACAGGGTAGTAGGACAGGATCATGCCTTGAAAATCCTTTCAGACGCTATCGTTGAAAACCGAAGCGGGCTGAACAAACCGGGACAGCCAATCGGGTCATTCTTCCTTCTGGGACCAACCGGTACAGGGAAAACCGAGCTGGCAAAATCTATGGCAGAACTCCTTTTCAATGACGAAAAAGCTATGGTGCGTTTCGATATGTCCGAATTTAAAGAAGAACATTCCGCAGCGTTACTGTACGGAGCGCCTCCGGGATATGTCGGTTACGAAGAAGGAGGAATGCTCGTCAATAAGATCAGACAGCAGCCGTATACCGTTGTTTTATTTGATGAAATTGAAAAAGCACACCATTCCGTATTTGATGTGTTCCTGCAGATCATGGATGAAGGAAAAGTTCATGATAAACTGGGAAAAGAAGGTGACTTCAGCAATGCCCTGATCCTTTTCACCTCCAACATCGGAAGCGAAGAGATTGTGAAGCAGTTTGAAGAAGGAAAAGTTCCGGAATCCTCTTCACTGATGCAGATTATGTCCAATTCAGGAAGATTCAGACCGGAATTTTTAGCCAGAATTACAGAGATTATTCCTTTTGCACCGATCACCGAATCTATTGCAGAAAGAATTTTCAATATCCAGCTGAAATCACTTCATACATCTCTAACAAGATTGGGAATGACCTTAAAAATCAGTGATGAAGCTGTTAAAAATCTGGCACTGGGAGGATTCAGTAGCAAATACGGAGCGAGACAGATCTCAGGAGTCATCCGTGCGCAACTGGCAAGGCCAATCTCCAAAATGATCGTGAGAGAAGAAGTAAAATCCGGGCAGACCATTCATGTAGACTGGAATACAGAAGAAGAAAAATTAACCTGGAAAGTAGACTGA